The following coding sequences lie in one Lolium perenne isolate Kyuss_39 chromosome 2, Kyuss_2.0, whole genome shotgun sequence genomic window:
- the LOC127321961 gene encoding uncharacterized protein isoform X1, giving the protein MAPSLTSWASPLASPRLSCAKKQNHRLCSVRCGSGSRGSGGNDNGTPPVVRAAVSAITELLRALSPSKKPRQAAESDDTELELPRSVEDVVAVLEADYQRAYFLTGNFSLGIYAEDCLFEDPTIKFRGRSRYSQNLDLLVPFFDSPSLELENIEKGLRVDTKFVIATWTLRTYLRLPWRPLIAIRGNTTYDLDEQYKVVRHAESWDVSALEAIGQLFVSTPKQTGS; this is encoded by the exons ATGGCGCCAAGCCTAACCTCCTGGGCATCTCCCCTTGCCTCTCCTCGGCTCTCCTGCGCAAAG AAGCAAAACCATCGACTCTGCAGTGTCAGGTGCGGCTCCGGCTCACGGGGAAGTGGCGGTAATGACAATGGCACACCACCGGTCGTCAGGGCGGCGGTCAGCGCCATCACGGAACTGCTCAGGGCCCTTTCTCCCAGCAAGAAGCCAAGGCAAGCTGCAGAATCCGACGATACAGAGTTGGAGTTGCCTCGCAGCGTGGAGGATGTGGTTGCCGTTCTTGAAGCTGATTACCAGCGTGCTTATTTCCTCACCG GGAACTTCAGTTTAGGCATATATGCTGAGGATTGTTTATTTGAAGATCCCACCATAAAGTTCCGTG GAAGGTCTAGATACTCTCAGAATCTTGATTTGCTAGtgcccttctttgacagcccttcGCTCGAACTTGAAAACATAGAAAAG GGTTTGAGGGTCGACACGAAGTTTGTCATAGCAACATGGACGCTAAG GACATATTTGAGGCTCCCATGGAGGCCCCTCATAGCCATCAGAGGGAACACAACCTACGATTTAGATGAACAGTACAAG GTCGTTCGGCATGCAGAGAGCTGGGACGTCTCTGCCCTGGAGGCGATCGGTCAGTTATTCGTCTCGACTCCGAAGCAGACGGGCAGCTGA
- the LOC127321961 gene encoding uncharacterized protein isoform X2, producing the protein MAPSLTSWASPLASPRLSCAKKQNHRLCSVRCGSGSRGSGGNDNGTPPVVRAAVSAITELLRALSPSKKPRQAAESDDTELELPRSVEDVVAVLEADYQRAYFLTGRSRYSQNLDLLVPFFDSPSLELENIEKGLRVDTKFVIATWTLRTYLRLPWRPLIAIRGNTTYDLDEQYKVVRHAESWDVSALEAIGQLFVSTPKQTGS; encoded by the exons ATGGCGCCAAGCCTAACCTCCTGGGCATCTCCCCTTGCCTCTCCTCGGCTCTCCTGCGCAAAG AAGCAAAACCATCGACTCTGCAGTGTCAGGTGCGGCTCCGGCTCACGGGGAAGTGGCGGTAATGACAATGGCACACCACCGGTCGTCAGGGCGGCGGTCAGCGCCATCACGGAACTGCTCAGGGCCCTTTCTCCCAGCAAGAAGCCAAGGCAAGCTGCAGAATCCGACGATACAGAGTTGGAGTTGCCTCGCAGCGTGGAGGATGTGGTTGCCGTTCTTGAAGCTGATTACCAGCGTGCTTATTTCCTCACCG GAAGGTCTAGATACTCTCAGAATCTTGATTTGCTAGtgcccttctttgacagcccttcGCTCGAACTTGAAAACATAGAAAAG GGTTTGAGGGTCGACACGAAGTTTGTCATAGCAACATGGACGCTAAG GACATATTTGAGGCTCCCATGGAGGCCCCTCATAGCCATCAGAGGGAACACAACCTACGATTTAGATGAACAGTACAAG GTCGTTCGGCATGCAGAGAGCTGGGACGTCTCTGCCCTGGAGGCGATCGGTCAGTTATTCGTCTCGACTCCGAAGCAGACGGGCAGCTGA
- the LOC127321959 gene encoding zeta-carotene desaturase, chloroplastic/chromoplastic, which produces MAMAATSCALVPAFVAGRRRAPPRRRAAATVVRCSLDSNVSDMGVNAPKGLFPPEPEHYRGPKLKVAIIGAGLAGMSTAVELLDQGHEVDLYDSRTFIGGKVGSFVDKQGNHIEMGLHVFFGCYSNLFRLLKKVGAENNLLVKDHTHTFVNKGGVIGELDFRFPVGAPLHGIQAFLRTNQLKVYDKARNAVALALSPVVRALVDPDGALQQVRDLDDVSFSDWFMSRGGSRESITRMWDPVAYALGFIDCDNISARCMLTIFTLFATKTEASLLRMLKGSPDVYLSGPIKKYITDRGGRFHLRWGCREVIYEKSSDGQTYVKGLRISKATSSEIIKADAYVAACDVPGIKRLLPAEWREWDMFDNIYKLDGVPVVTVQLRYNGWVTEVQDLEKSRQSQKAVGLDNLLYTPDADFSCFSDLALSSPADYYIEGQGSLIQAVLTPGDPYMPLPNEEIISKVQKQVLDLFPSARGLEVTWSSVVKIGQSLYREAPGNDPFRPDQKTPVKNFFLSGSYTKQDYIDSMEGATLSGRRTAAYICGAGEELLAVRKKLVVDDSEKALGKVQVLQTS; this is translated from the exons ATGGCCATGGCCGCCACGTCGTGCGCGCTCGTCCCCGCCTTTGTGGCCGGCCGGCGCCGCGCGCCGCCCCGCCGCCGTGCCGCGGCCACCGTGGTTCGCTGCTCCCTCGACAGCAACGTCTCCGACATGGGTGTCAACG CGCCCAAGGGACTGTTCCCGCCGGAGCCCGAACACTACAGGGGGCCAAAGCTCAAGGTCGCCATCATAGGTGCCGGCCTCGCTGGCATGTCCACCGCCGTGGAGCTATTGGACCAGGGCCATGAG GTTGATCTGTACGACTCCCGCACGTTTATCGGCGGCAAGGTCGGTTCTTTTGTCGACAAGCAAGGGAACCATATCGAAATGGGCCTGCATGTCTTCTTCGGCTGTTACAGCAACCTTTTCCGCCTTCTGAAGAAG GTTGGGGCTGAAAATAATCTACTAGTCAAGGATCACACCCATACTTTCGTGAACAAAGGGGGCGTCATTGGTG AACTTGATTTTCGGTTCCCTGTCGGAGCTCCATTGCATGGTATACAAGCATTCTTACGAACTAACCAACTCAAG GTTTATGATAAAGCAAGAAATGCAGTTGCTCTTGCTCTAAGTCCAGTTGTTCGAGCTCTTGTTGATCCAGATGGTGCATTGCAGCAAGTACGAGACTTGGATGAT GTGAGTTTCAGCGATTGGTTCATGTCCAGAGGTGGTTCTCGAGAGAGCATCACAAGAATGTGGGATCCTGTTGCTTATGCTCTTGGTTTCATCGACTGCGATAATATCAGTGCTCGTTGCATGCTTACTATTTTTACCCTGTTTGCCACAAAGACAGAGGCTTCTTTGTTACGCATGCTAAAGGGCTCACCTGATGTTTACTTAAGTGGCCCAATAAAAAAGTACATAACAGACAGGGGTGGCAG GTTTCACTTGAGGTGGGGGTGCAGAGAGGTTATCTATGAGAAGTCGTCTGATGGCCAGACCTATGTTAAAGGCCTTCGCATCTCCAAG GCTACGAGCAGTGAGATAATCAAAGCTGATGCATACGTTGCAG CTTGTGATGTCCCAGGGATCAAAAGACTACTGCCGGCAGAATGGAGGGAATGGGATATGTTTGACAACATATACAAATTAGATGGTGTTCCTGTAGTCACTGTTCAGCTTCGCTACAATGGATGGGTTACTGAAGTCCAAGACCTTGAGAAATCAAG ACAATCACAAAAGGCGGTTGGCTTGGATAATCTGCTCTATACTCCAGATGCGGACTTCTCCTGTTTTTCAGACCTTGCACTTTCATCTCCTGCTGACTACTACATTGAAGGACAAGGCTCCCTGATCCA AGCTGTGCTAACTCCTGGTGATCCTTACATGCCATTGCCGAATGAGGAGATCATTAGCAAGGTTCAGAAACAG GTCTTAGATTTGTTTCCATCAGCTCGAGGCTTGGAAGTTACATGGTCCAGCGTGGTAAAGATCGGACAATCGTTGTACCGTGAAGCTCCTGGAAATGACCCATTTAGACCTGATCAGAAGACGCCAGTTAAAAATTTCTTCCTGTCTGGCTCGTACACGAAACAG GACTATATCGACAGCATGGAGGGAGCAACTCTCTCTGGTAGGCGGACAGCAGCCTACATCTGCGGTGCTGGAGAGGAGCTGTTAGCCGTCCGGAAGAAGCTTGTTGTTGATGACAGCGAGAAGGCGTTGGGGAAGGTTCAAGTGCTCCAGACGAGTTAA